The Cytobacillus firmus genome segment TTACACTTGCTGATTCAAAAGGGCAAGTACGTCTTATAAGTGTAGTGCCTTCTATCGACACGGGCGTCTGTGATGCACAGACACGCCGTTTTAATGAAGAAGCTTCCAAGCTTGATAATGTAAAAATTCTTACTGTAAGCGTAGATCTTCCGTTTGCTCAAAAGCGCTGGTGTGCAGCAGCAGGCATTGAAAATGTTCAAACTGTTTCTGATCACCGCGACCTGTCTTTCGGAGAAGCTTATGGGGTAGGCATCCAGGAACTTCGCCTATTGGCCCGTGCCGTTTTTGTTGTCGATTCGAATGACACTGTAACATATGCGGAATATGTCAGTGAAGCAACAGATCATCCAAACTATGAAGCAGCAGTGGAAGCAGCTAAACAAGCGAAATAATATAGAAAATTGGAAGCTCCGGATTCGTTCCGGAGCTTTAATTTTTTTATTCCTCAGCACGAAACTTGTGAATGAACCAAAAGCCCGTTAAAATAGGAAAAAGAATAAGGACGGGAGGAATATGCTGTGAAAATAACTCCGGTTGAGGATTTATTTACGATTTTAAACGAAACGGCTGTAATTATGCAGGAAGAACTGCATTGTACATACTTAGAAGCTCTTGCTGAAACAGGAGAGAATTTATTTCATGAAAGTATTCTTCAGGATGAGCTCAGTGAATTAACAGTTAAAAGGCTCAGGAAGAGTTATGAATCCATTGACTTAAGCAGCTGCACAAAAGAAGAAATCAGAAAGTCCTTTCAGCTTGCAATATTAAAAGGCATGAAGGAAAATGTGCAGCCCAATCATCAGATGACTCCTGATGCAGTAGGAATGCTGATGGGGTATCTTGTGGAAAAGTTCATTAAGGATAAAAGCTGCCGCCTGCTTGATCCTGCTGTAGGAACAGGAAATTTATTGACCACTGTTATGAATCACCAAAGCGGTAAAGTAATTGAGGCAACTGGGATTGAGATTGATGACTTATTGATCAAGCTTGCTTATATAAATGCCAATTTACAGGAGCACGCCATTCAATTCTTCAACCAGGATAGTCTCGAACCGCTGTTTATCGAATCCGCTGATGCCGTAGTAAGTGATCTGCCTGTCGGGTATTATCCGAATGATATCCGTTCGGCCGAGTATAAGCTAAAAGCGGATGAGGGGCATTCCTATTCTCATCACTTATTTATTGAGCAGAGCATGAACCATGTGAGATCTGGAGGCTATTTATTTTTTATCATTCCAAATGGAATGTTCGAAAGTGATCAGGCTCCTAAGCTTCATGAGTTCATCAAGGAAAATGCCTACATTCAAGGATTGATACAGCTGCCGCTCACTATGTTCAAAAATGAAAAAGCGGCAAAAAGCATATTCATCCTTCAGAAGAAAGGGGAAGGAGTCACTCCCCCTAAGCAGGCGCTCCTGGTCAACTTGCCAAGCTTGTCCAAAACAGCAGAAGCAGAAAAAATCCTCAAGAAAATTGATGTCTGGTTTAAAGAAAGTAAATAAGGATAAACGAAAAAGAAGCTGTGTATTTGCCGGCTTCTTTTTAAATGAATAAATATAAGGAAGTATCAGAAAATATTTAATTTAACATGAAAACGATATCATTGCAAGGTGATTCTTGAAATGTTTTGCATACAGTGTTTAAATGGAAAATTGAGAGATATTAATTGTGGCCGATGCACAAAATAAAGTTGTATGACTTTATATCGCCGTATCACACATTGTTATATAAAAGTATTGGTTTAAAGTGACAGATCAGTCCCTTTGAACATTCTAAAGGAGCGGTAGCTTTATGGCAAAAATCATTGCAATTAACGCCGGCAGTTCATCATTAAAGTTTCAATTATTTGACATGCCGAGTGAAGAAGTTATTACAAAAGGCTTAATCGAGCGTATTGGGCTGGATAACGCAGTCTTCAATATTTCGGTAAATGGCGAAAAAATCAAGGAAGTAACAGATATTCCAGATCATGCAATAGCAGTTAAAATCCTTCTGGATAAATTAACAACTCTGGGGATCATTAAATCTCTTGATGAAATCGAAGGCATTGGACATCGTGTTGTTCACGGCGGTGAAGCTTTCAATGATTCAGTTGTTATTACGGACGAAGTGCTTGCAAAAATTGATGAACTATCTGAGCTTGCACCTCTTCACAACCCGGCTAATATTACAGGAATCAAGGCGTTCCAGCAGGTTCTTCCAAATGTCCCTGCAGTGGCAGTATTCGATACTGCGTTCCATCAGACGATGCCTGAAAGCTCTTTCCTATATAGTTTGCCATATGAGTATTATGAGAAATATGGCATTCGCAAGTATGGCTTCCATGGAACTTCCCATAAGTATGTTTCTGAGCGTGCAGCAGAAATGCTTGGACGTCCGCTTGATCAGCTTCGCCTCATCTCCTGTCACTTAGGAAATGGAGCAAGCATTACAGCTATTGAAGGTGGAAAGTCAATCGATACTTCAATGGGATTCACTCCATTAGCGGGTGTTACAATGGGTACGCGATCAGGAAATCTGGACCCTGCTCTTATTCCATTCATTATGGAAAAGACAGGCTTGAACGCAGATGAAGTTCTTGATGTCCTTAATAAAAAGAGCGGTATGCTAGGTGTTTCCGGCTTCTCGAGCGATCTTCGCGACATTGAAATTCAAGCTGTTGAAGGAAATGAAAGAGCAGAATTGGCTCTTGAAGTATTTGCAAATAGAATCCATAAATATATCGGATCCTATGCATCCCGCATGTATGGCGTAGATGCTATCATTTTTACAGCCGGAATCGGTGAAAACAGTGATGTCATCCGTGAACGTGTTCTTCAGGGACTGGAATTCATGGGCGTATACTGGGATCCTGCATTAAACAAAGTGCGCGGTGAAGAAGCATTCATCAACTACCCTCATTCACCAGTTAAAGTCATGATTATCCCGACAAATGAGGAAGTTATGATCGCGCGTGATGTTGTGAGATTGGCAAAATAGTATTGATAACAAGGCAAGGGCTTAGCGCTCTTGTCTTTTTTTATTTGATTATTGCCCATCAGCCGGAAGGAGAATTTCCCATCCAACTTATGCTATACTGAGTCCAAGAAAAATGTTTTGGGAGGAATTGCGATGCCATTGAACGAACGGGAAGGAAGTGTTTTGGCCGGAATTCAGGAGTGGGAGAACAAGCTGCTGAATTATGAGCCCAATGACTTGGAGATGGTTTATGATAAATCATTGGAAAGGTCTTTTTCACTATTGCCTGAAGAAGTTCAGCAGCAATTTTTTTCAGCAATGGATAGCTGGCTGTTTCATCTGCATGCGCTTATTCAGGGTTCACAGCTTCAAATGGATGCGAAAGAGCGTATATTGACGGCAGGCCGTGTTTTTCATTCTGATATAGAGACGATTGAAGATCTGAAGCAATTGAATATCGACCAGCTTCAATACATAGCTCAACAGCAGATTGCCCGTCATCGTCTTTATTCGTTTGCACAGGGCGGTATTGCGGGTTCGGGCAGCTCACTCATGCTGGGTGCTGATATTCCCGCTATGGCGGTTATTAATCTGCGTGCCGTACAGCTGATTGCCATGACCTATGGCTTTGAAGTCAATACTCCATTCGAAATGATGAGTTCTCTTAAGGTTTTTCACGCTGCCACATTGCCGCCCAGGATGCAGAGCAGTGCATGGGAAGAATTAATGAACGAGCTGAAGAACCAGGAGGAATTTTATTTTTATGAAGGAAAAGAAGAGTTGACTGATATCAGCTGGATTGAGCAGCCAATGAAGCAGCTTCTTAAAGGAATGGCTATTTACTTTTTCCGGAGAAAATCAATTCAGGGAATTCCCTTTATCAGCATGGCCATTGGAGCAGGGACCAACTACCAGCTGACAAGAAAAGTAACAGAATTTGCCCATAAATATTATCAGATGAGATATCTGCAAAGAAAGAATGATCAGCAGTAAACTCAGGTTAACTATGATTTTCAAGCAAAGGTGGTGCCAATATGAGTACATTTGAGCATAAAAAGGAAGCGCCTAAAAAAGTCAGATGTAAAGTGATTACCGTAAGTGATACGAGAGATGAAGAAACGGATAAAAGCGGAAAGCTGATGATTCAGCTGCTCGAAGAGGCGGGACATATTATTGCCGACTATGAAATCGTCAAGGATGAAGGAACTCTAATTCGTGAGGCCGTATTAAAAGGCTGCGAAAATCCTGGCATTGACGCTATTCTAACAAATGGGGGCACAGGTATTGCTCTCCGGGACGTAACGATCGAGACGGTTAGAGAATTATTTGATAAAGAAATCGACGGATTCGGTGAATTGTTCAGGATGCTGAGCTACACTGAAGATATCGGGTCTGCGGCCATTCTTTCACGGGCTGCTGCAGGCACCGTACGAAATAAAGCAGTTTTCTCAACACCGGGATCATCCGGGGCAGTCCGCCTTGCGATGAATAAACTGGTTTTGCCTGAACTCGGGCATATCATCAGGGAACTAAGAAAAGATTTATAAAGGGCCAAAAACCTTTCCGCTGCGGAAAGGTTTTTCTTATGAATGCATCTTTCCTGTAATATCCTGATTCGTTCGATACCATAGCCACAAATCATTAATGACGGATGCGAGCTCTGAAATTTCACTGTTGAGTCTGCATGATCTTTCGAAATTGCCTTCATCCGAAAGCTCAGCCTGTTTCCTGTTAATATCCGCTTCAAGCTCTGCAATGCGGTCAGGAATCCTGCCTCTTATTTTTTCCCATTGAAACAGGATCATCTGCTGTGTTTTTGGTGAATATTCATCCCAATCCCGATCAAAGGCGGGTATAGGAATGCCAAGACGGCCATTATGCGAAAAATGCTCCTCCATTATGAATCCCCCATACAATAATCTTGTTTTTATTTTACTATAAAGATGTTTTCGGTGCATGGATGTTTTAGTATTCAATCGTTTTCTGCAGATAATACTATGGAACTAATATGAAAATAAATGAACGTGGTTCACAAGAACTGATTTAATAGAAAGGCTAAGGTATTGGTTTACAGCTTAAATGGATATCAAATAACATATTGACTATTAAGAATATTAAAATAAATAAGAGGAGGAGAATATGAAAAGATTTTTAGCGCAATTAACAGTTTTATGCCTAATGCTGGGTTTGGTTTTGCCTTACCCCGCTGCAGCCCTGGGAGAAGAATTGGACAGAACAGGAAGCAGACCAGTAGAGCAAGTATCTAAACATAAAAAAGCTTTAGAATATCCAACCTTGTCAAAAGCAAAGCGCCCCGAGGATGCAGGCTTTTCTTCCAAAAAGCTCAAAGAGGTTGATAAGCTTATCGAGGAGGAAATCGAAAATGGTTTTCCAGGAGCTGCTTTAGTCGTTATTAAAGATGGCAAGATTGTTAAAAACTCTGCATATGGTTCAGCCAAAGTCTTTGATGAATCTGATCCTTTAAATCAGCCGCAGAAAATGAAAACAAAAACCATGTTTGATTTAGCATCAAATACGAAAATGTATGCCGTTAATTTTTCACTGCAGCATCTTGTGAGTGAAGGAAAGATCAATCTTGAAGAAAAAATTCAGCATTATTTTCCTGAATTTAAAGATTCAGCGGACGATGAGATAAAAGGGAAAGGTGAACTCCGGATCATCGACTTGCTTCATCATACAGCCGGGTTTCCTTCAAGCGTCCATTATCATAATCCTGAAAGGGCGGGAGAGTTGTATTCACAGGAACGCAATAAAACACTTTCCATGATTTTAAAAACTCCCCTTCAGTATGAACCTGGCACCAAACAGGTTTACAGTGATATTGACTATATGCTGCTTGGATTTATTATTGAAAAAATTACTGGAGAGAGGCTGGACCGTTATACTGAGAATCATATCTATAAACCTTTAGGGTTAAAGCATACTTTATTTAATCCTCTCCGCAAGGGATTCAAAGAAAAGGATTTCGCTGCAACTGAACTGCACGGCAACACCAGGGATGGCGTCATTTCATTTCCTAATATACGCACCTATACTCTCCAGGGAGAGGTTCACGATGAGAAGTCCTTTTATTCAATGGATGGAATATCCGGGCATGCAGGTCTCTTTTCCACGACTTCAGATCTTGCTGTACTGATGCAGGTGATGCTTAATGATGGGGGCTATGGAAATATAAAGTTATTTGATAAACAAACAATTGATAAATTTGTAAAACCTTATGATATGAATCCTACATATGGGTTAGGGTGGCGTTTGAACGGAGATTCAAGTATGGAGTGGATGTTCAGCGAGCATGCCGGGAAAGAAGTATTTGGGCATACCGGCTGGACAGGAACAGTAACGGTGATAGACAGAGAAAATAATTTAGCAATCGCTCTCCTGACAAATAAAAAACATTCTCCTGTCATCGATCCATTAAAAGATCCGCACAAGTTTCAAGGTGACACATACAGTATTAGTCAATATGGAAGTGTAATTACAGCGGTTTATGAAGCATTAAAACATTAACCTATACTGCAGGCAAAAGCTGAATACAGGGCTTTTGCCTTTTTTTATTGGAATAACTGTATTTATTTTTATACATTTTTAAGAATAAGTATTGATTTTTAAATAAAAGGTTGTTAAAGTAAGAGAATAATAAATGAATAAAAATATAATTAAATTGTATATTTATACGTATAATCTAAGGAGGAAAAATAAATGTCACAAAATAAAGTTGTTCTTGCATACTCAGGCGGTCTGGATACATCAGTTGCGGTTAAATGGCTGCAGGATCAAGGTTATGCTGTTGTTGCATGCTGCCTTGACGTTGGAGAAGGAAAAGATCTGAACTTT includes the following:
- the tpx gene encoding thiol peroxidase; this translates as MASITFKGNPVTLLGNEVKAGDKAPEFKVLANDLSEVTLADSKGQVRLISVVPSIDTGVCDAQTRRFNEEASKLDNVKILTVSVDLPFAQKRWCAAAGIENVQTVSDHRDLSFGEAYGVGIQELRLLARAVFVVDSNDTVTYAEYVSEATDHPNYEAAVEAAKQAK
- a CDS encoding class I SAM-dependent methyltransferase; the protein is MKITPVEDLFTILNETAVIMQEELHCTYLEALAETGENLFHESILQDELSELTVKRLRKSYESIDLSSCTKEEIRKSFQLAILKGMKENVQPNHQMTPDAVGMLMGYLVEKFIKDKSCRLLDPAVGTGNLLTTVMNHQSGKVIEATGIEIDDLLIKLAYINANLQEHAIQFFNQDSLEPLFIESADAVVSDLPVGYYPNDIRSAEYKLKADEGHSYSHHLFIEQSMNHVRSGGYLFFIIPNGMFESDQAPKLHEFIKENAYIQGLIQLPLTMFKNEKAAKSIFILQKKGEGVTPPKQALLVNLPSLSKTAEAEKILKKIDVWFKESK
- a CDS encoding MogA/MoaB family molybdenum cofactor biosynthesis protein; this encodes MSTFEHKKEAPKKVRCKVITVSDTRDEETDKSGKLMIQLLEEAGHIIADYEIVKDEGTLIREAVLKGCENPGIDAILTNGGTGIALRDVTIETVRELFDKEIDGFGELFRMLSYTEDIGSAAILSRAAAGTVRNKAVFSTPGSSGAVRLAMNKLVLPELGHIIRELRKDL
- the pbp4b gene encoding penicillin binding protein PBP4B produces the protein MKRFLAQLTVLCLMLGLVLPYPAAALGEELDRTGSRPVEQVSKHKKALEYPTLSKAKRPEDAGFSSKKLKEVDKLIEEEIENGFPGAALVVIKDGKIVKNSAYGSAKVFDESDPLNQPQKMKTKTMFDLASNTKMYAVNFSLQHLVSEGKINLEEKIQHYFPEFKDSADDEIKGKGELRIIDLLHHTAGFPSSVHYHNPERAGELYSQERNKTLSMILKTPLQYEPGTKQVYSDIDYMLLGFIIEKITGERLDRYTENHIYKPLGLKHTLFNPLRKGFKEKDFAATELHGNTRDGVISFPNIRTYTLQGEVHDEKSFYSMDGISGHAGLFSTTSDLAVLMQVMLNDGGYGNIKLFDKQTIDKFVKPYDMNPTYGLGWRLNGDSSMEWMFSEHAGKEVFGHTGWTGTVTVIDRENNLAIALLTNKKHSPVIDPLKDPHKFQGDTYSISQYGSVITAVYEALKH
- a CDS encoding EcsC family protein — its product is MPLNEREGSVLAGIQEWENKLLNYEPNDLEMVYDKSLERSFSLLPEEVQQQFFSAMDSWLFHLHALIQGSQLQMDAKERILTAGRVFHSDIETIEDLKQLNIDQLQYIAQQQIARHRLYSFAQGGIAGSGSSLMLGADIPAMAVINLRAVQLIAMTYGFEVNTPFEMMSSLKVFHAATLPPRMQSSAWEELMNELKNQEEFYFYEGKEELTDISWIEQPMKQLLKGMAIYFFRRKSIQGIPFISMAIGAGTNYQLTRKVTEFAHKYYQMRYLQRKNDQQ
- a CDS encoding acetate kinase, with translation MAKIIAINAGSSSLKFQLFDMPSEEVITKGLIERIGLDNAVFNISVNGEKIKEVTDIPDHAIAVKILLDKLTTLGIIKSLDEIEGIGHRVVHGGEAFNDSVVITDEVLAKIDELSELAPLHNPANITGIKAFQQVLPNVPAVAVFDTAFHQTMPESSFLYSLPYEYYEKYGIRKYGFHGTSHKYVSERAAEMLGRPLDQLRLISCHLGNGASITAIEGGKSIDTSMGFTPLAGVTMGTRSGNLDPALIPFIMEKTGLNADEVLDVLNKKSGMLGVSGFSSDLRDIEIQAVEGNERAELALEVFANRIHKYIGSYASRMYGVDAIIFTAGIGENSDVIRERVLQGLEFMGVYWDPALNKVRGEEAFINYPHSPVKVMIIPTNEEVMIARDVVRLAK